A genomic window from Parasteatoda tepidariorum isolate YZ-2023 chromosome 10, CAS_Ptep_4.0, whole genome shotgun sequence includes:
- the LOC107441442 gene encoding vesicle-associated membrane protein-associated protein A isoform X1 gives MAKAEQVLNLEPASELHFVGPFTDVVTSYLKLMNPLDRRVCFKVKTTAPKKYCVRPNSGVLEPKQVISVAVMLQPFDYNPTEKNKHKFMVQTMIMPDGDVNLDNLWRDARPESLMDSKLRCVFDMPVNETVQNNNLDTNAVQREDKTTVNKVMAESSIKSSSKASNVDLELKEMQEENKRLKGEIIRMKQENSQLKAEGLRLRSRGPTTDAGSQLGGHAGSAKVPFDDRLQEQPQSPMLYLAVMLTIGLLGIFLGKFVV, from the exons GTCCTTTCACTGATGTGGTCACATCTTACCTCAAACTGATGAACCCTCTAGATCGACGTGtttgttttaaagtgaaaaCCACAGCTCCAAAGAAATATTGTGTTCGGCCTAATAGTGGTGTCCTAGAGCCTAAACAAGTAATAAGCGTAGCAG ttatgcTCCAACCCTTTGATTATAATCCCACAGAAAAGAATAAACACAAATTTATGGTCCAGACAATGATTATGCCAGATGGGGATGTAAATTTAGACAATTTA tggaGAGATGCCAGGCCTGAAAGTCTTATGGATTCTAAGTTAAGATGCGTCTTTGACATGCCTGTCAATGAAACTGTTCAAAAT AATAACTTAGATACCAATGCAGTCCAGCGAGAAGACAAAACAACGGTTAATAAAGTCATGGCAGAATCTTCTATCAAATCATCTTCAAAG GCATCTAATGTAGATTTGGAGTTAAAAGAAATGCAAGAGGAAAACAAACGACTCAAAGGTGAAATAATACGAATGAAACAAGAAAACTCACAATTGAAG GCAGAAGGACTTAGGCTGAGGTCGCGTGGACCAACAACTGATGCAGGTTCACAGCTTGGAGGTCACGCAGGCAGCGCAAAAGTCCCCTTCGATGACAGACTGCAGGAACAACCCCAGTCTCCCATGCTCTACCTGGCCGTCATGCTCACCATTGGCCTGCTGGGCATCTTCCTCGGAAAATTTGTCGTTTAG
- the LOC107441442 gene encoding vesicle-associated membrane protein-associated protein A isoform X2, whose amino-acid sequence MAKAEQVLNLEPASELHFVGPFTDVVTSYLKLMNPLDRRVCFKVKTTAPKKYCVRPNSGVLEPKQVISVAVMLQPFDYNPTEKNKHKFMVQTMIMPDGDVNLDNLWRDARPESLMDSKLRCVFDMPVNETVQNASNVDLELKEMQEENKRLKGEIIRMKQENSQLKAEGLRLRSRGPTTDAGSQLGGHAGSAKVPFDDRLQEQPQSPMLYLAVMLTIGLLGIFLGKFVV is encoded by the exons GTCCTTTCACTGATGTGGTCACATCTTACCTCAAACTGATGAACCCTCTAGATCGACGTGtttgttttaaagtgaaaaCCACAGCTCCAAAGAAATATTGTGTTCGGCCTAATAGTGGTGTCCTAGAGCCTAAACAAGTAATAAGCGTAGCAG ttatgcTCCAACCCTTTGATTATAATCCCACAGAAAAGAATAAACACAAATTTATGGTCCAGACAATGATTATGCCAGATGGGGATGTAAATTTAGACAATTTA tggaGAGATGCCAGGCCTGAAAGTCTTATGGATTCTAAGTTAAGATGCGTCTTTGACATGCCTGTCAATGAAACTGTTCAAAAT GCATCTAATGTAGATTTGGAGTTAAAAGAAATGCAAGAGGAAAACAAACGACTCAAAGGTGAAATAATACGAATGAAACAAGAAAACTCACAATTGAAG GCAGAAGGACTTAGGCTGAGGTCGCGTGGACCAACAACTGATGCAGGTTCACAGCTTGGAGGTCACGCAGGCAGCGCAAAAGTCCCCTTCGATGACAGACTGCAGGAACAACCCCAGTCTCCCATGCTCTACCTGGCCGTCATGCTCACCATTGGCCTGCTGGGCATCTTCCTCGGAAAATTTGTCGTTTAG